Below is a genomic region from Treponema sp. OMZ 798.
TAAATTTGCATCCCCATTAAGGCTTAAAATAAAACCGCTGTTATTTTCATAGTCCAAAGCCGTATTGGAGAATGTCAGCCAATCATTTTCCCCTTTATTTCCTTGTTCCCGCACGAGATACATATTTTCCGGTATGTATTTTTTTCTCCACGAATTAAGAGTTCCCGGGTTTCCGTCTTTGTCATTGCTTTTTACGATAGAAAAACCGAATAAATCTTTTATTGTTTCTTCATTTACCTGTCTAAAGCCTGTTACTTTTACGGTATTTTGCCTTAATGCAAAATTTATATTATCTGTATCACCGATTATCTTGTTTGAAGCAACATAATAAGTTAATGATAAAGAGCCTTCATAATCATCAACTTCAATTCCTCCATTTCGAGGTTCTGAAATTCCTATATTGAGCCCGTCAAAAGTTAAATACTTATTCGGTTTTTTTTCAGTGTAAAGTTTTCGGTATTTTTCTATTGCCGAATCGTTAAATAATTCTTTGGGTGGCCTGCCCGTTACAACGGCGTTTGCATAAAATTCCGATGCAAAGCGGTGAGGATAAACTTTTACAACGTCATTACGTTTGTTTAATTCATTTAAGATATGAATATAAACATCATTTTCGCTAAAATACTTTACAGGCTGTAAAAACCCGGCCAGACTGAAAGTTTCTATTTCTTCTTTTTCCGTTTTATCCGTATCGGTTTTTAGCTTATATTTTATGTTAAAAATAGGTATAATTTTTAAAGCGGTATTATCTATTTTTTCAAGTTCGGCTGTCATGCTGTATGAATCATGCTCACCTAAAACTATTACCTCGTTTATGAGCCTGTTTCCTTTATGGAGCATAAAAGATAACCCGTCTTTAAAAAAGTTTTCGATATCTGCATTTGCTTTTTTAATATAGTCATCAATTAAAAGATTTTCTTCAATACCTGCGGTAAAATCCAAATCTTTTTTATAAACCGATTCGGGCGGATTAACATAAGGATGAGAAAAGCCGCTTATTCTCATTTTTTTGCTGAACGGTTTTTCTTTGTATGTTCCCTTTATATAAACCGTAAAGATCCCTTTTTTATCGTCATAGTTAAGAATTTTATTTTCTTCAAAAATAAAATTACCTATGGTTTTATTTGAGGCTTCTTTAATTTTTTTTGCAGCGGCTGAGGCGGTAATCTTTGTTTCGGTCAAGGAAAGGGCCGAAAAGAGATATTCTTCTTTTATGTCGATAAGCCCTTGAGGAGGGAGAGATTCTTTAAAGCCGCTGATTGTAAAGGTTCTGATTTTAGATCTTAGATGATTCTTTGTAAGATAAAAGGTGATTTCTACTTCTTTTTTTTGTGAATTATATTTTTTTGCAATGTATTGTATAGAATATTGTTTTTTATATCCCGATGCAATAAGCTTGTCTGTTGTAAGCTCATCAAAGCTTATTTTTTCGATATCCGGTATGCTTAATACTACCTTATCGGCTTCAATGTTTATAAGCTCTTGATCACTTAGGTTTTGCTCCGGAGCTTTAAATCCGCTTATAGTAAAAACCTTCGATACCGACTCCGTTCCGGCTTTTTTTAATGATACGGTAATGTAGACCTCTCTTTTTTCGCTGTCAGCTTCTATTTTTTCGTAATTTATTGCATAAACATTGGCATTAAAACCATAGGCCCTTATGTCTTCTTGCCTTAGCTCTCCTGCCGTTATGTTTTCTTTGTTTTTGATTTCAAGCACAACTTTTTTTAACTCGTTATTTATGTCTTCTTGTTTAGAAAGGGTTTTATGATCACAATTAGTTAAAAGTAAAAAAAGACTTAAACTTATTAAAATTATTTTTTTCATGAGATATCTCCTAAATTCCATATATGTTAATTAAAAACACGATACAAAGCAATAACTAGAACAAATTATGTGTAGATAAGGTTACTTTTAACGCAGTTTTTGAATGGTAGAAATGGCGAAGTTAAAGTGCCGAACGGCAAAGGGCAAGCGCCGAAGTTCAAATGTCGAGCTGCAATTTGCATTTTATACTTCGACATTTGAACTTTGTCCTTCGTCATTCGTACTTCATCTTTTAAATCAGTCCTGCGAAGCCTTCAAAGGCCATGGATAAGAGGGCTGCTGCTATAAAAAGAATGGGAGTTCCTTTTAAGAATTTCGGAACAGGGGCATTATCTATTCTCTGTCTTAAGCCTGCTAAAAGCAAAAGCGAGATCATAAAGCCGAAGGCCGAACCTGCAGCATGAATGAGGGCTTGTACAAAGGTGTAGCCTTCATCGATGGCGTCTATTGTAACTGCAAGAATGGCGCAGTTTGTAGTAATAAGGGCCAAGTATACACCCATCGAGCTGTAAAGAGCCGGGGCAGCTTTTTTTAGATAGAATTCTACCAGCTGAACCAAGCTTGCAATTACCAGGATAAAGATAAGGGTCTGAAGGAATTCAAGGTTCCCTATCAAGACGTAATTGTATATGGGATAGGTTACGGCTGTAGCCAAGAGGGTGACAAAGAGTACTGCCCAGCCCATGCCGACCGATTTTTTTACGTCGGATGACATTC
It encodes:
- a CDS encoding electron transport complex protein RnfA produces the protein MPETISIFLSAILVKNVVLMRFLALCPFIGMSSDVKKSVGMGWAVLFVTLLATAVTYPIYNYVLIGNLEFLQTLIFILVIASLVQLVEFYLKKAAPALYSSMGVYLALITTNCAILAVTIDAIDEGYTFVQALIHAAGSAFGFMISLLLLAGLRQRIDNAPVPKFLKGTPILFIAAALLSMAFEGFAGLI
- a CDS encoding lipoprotein 17-related variable surface protein, which encodes MKKIILISLSLFLLLTNCDHKTLSKQEDINNELKKVVLEIKNKENITAGELRQEDIRAYGFNANVYAINYEKIEADSEKREVYITVSLKKAGTESVSKVFTISGFKAPEQNLSDQELINIEADKVVLSIPDIEKISFDELTTDKLIASGYKKQYSIQYIAKKYNSQKKEVEITFYLTKNHLRSKIRTFTISGFKESLPPQGLIDIKEEYLFSALSLTETKITASAAAKKIKEASNKTIGNFIFEENKILNYDDKKGIFTVYIKGTYKEKPFSKKMRISGFSHPYVNPPESVYKKDLDFTAGIEENLLIDDYIKKANADIENFFKDGLSFMLHKGNRLINEVIVLGEHDSYSMTAELEKIDNTALKIIPIFNIKYKLKTDTDKTEKEEIETFSLAGFLQPVKYFSENDVYIHILNELNKRNDVVKVYPHRFASEFYANAVVTGRPPKELFNDSAIEKYRKLYTEKKPNKYLTFDGLNIGISEPRNGGIEVDDYEGSLSLTYYVASNKIIGDTDNINFALRQNTVKVTGFRQVNEETIKDLFGFSIVKSNDKDGNPGTLNSWRKKYIPENMYLVREQGNKGENDWLTFSNTALDYENNSGFILSLNGDANLHELLANPINKFLSVGRSGELLLITRINLKKERQSDYLEIKMNFLGTGEPITLIRNPYIPRN